In the genome of Vicia villosa cultivar HV-30 ecotype Madison, WI linkage group LG7, Vvil1.0, whole genome shotgun sequence, one region contains:
- the LOC131619968 gene encoding uncharacterized protein LOC131619968: MKERIKELGLSLVLPDVIDEEQSAFVQGRLIMDNALIAMECFHWMKKKIKGKRGVMTLKLDMSKAGLLNGQLRCNITPGRGLRQGDHLSPYLFILCVDVRSGLLKKEACDLKIHGTRIARQAPTISHLLFAGDNLLFTRATPQEDDNIMAILHKYQVSSGQVVNLDKSEVSFTRNVCEESMELLRARIGVRFVITHSKYLGLQKDGYGKPIMTLFIAIHVWLLALSFPCPTAISGIA; this comes from the exons ATGAAAGAAAGAATCAAAGAACTAGGATTAAGCTTGGTTCTCCCGGATGTCATTGATGAAGAACAAAGTGCCTTTGTCCAAGGTCGTTTGATAATGGATAATGCCCTCATTGCCATGGAATGTTTCCATTGgatgaaaaagaagataaaaggAAAACGGGGAGTGATGACGCTTAAGCTCGACATGTCGAAGGC GGGGCTTTTAAATGGTCAACTTCGTTGCAATATCACCCCTGGGAGGGGTCTCAGGCAAGGGGACCATCTCTCACCTTACCTTTTCATTTTATGCGTTGATGTTCGTTCAGGTCTGTTGAAGAAGGAGGCTTGTGACTTGAAGATTCATGGCACTCGTATCGCTAGGCAGGCTCCAACCATTTCCCACTTGCTGTTTGCTGGTGACAACCTTTTGTTCACTAGGGCAACTCCTCAGGAAGATGATAATATTATGGCCATTCTTCACAAGTATCAAGTATCTTCTGGGCAGGTTGTAAATCTGGACAAATCTGAGGTATCTTTCACTCGTAATGTTTGTGAAGAGTCTATGGAGTTATTACGGGCTAGGATAGGAGTTAGATTCGTTATTACTCATTCCAAATATTTGGGACTTCAG AAAGATGGTTATGGAAAGCCTATCATGACATTGTTTATCGCGATTCATGTGTGGCTGCTCGCTCTTTCCTTTCCTTGTCCAACTGCTATAAGCGGCATTGCTTAG